A window from Dama dama isolate Ldn47 chromosome 11, ASM3311817v1, whole genome shotgun sequence encodes these proteins:
- the CD8B gene encoding T-cell surface glycoprotein CD8 beta chain: MQARLWLLLAAQLAALHGSLVLQQTPASLMVQTNQTVTLSCKTETSPSTTRIYWLRQRQALSANSHYEFLACWVSVNKTVYGKGVEQEKLTVLGNSPGNLLKLQSVKPADSGVYFCMTVGVPNLIFGKGTQLSVVDVLPTSPQPTRKTSTPKKKVCRFPSPVTRKGLSCAPLIIGLLVAAVLILLVSLGVAIHLRCLQRRARLRLLKQFYK, translated from the exons ATGCAGGCGCGGCTGTGGCTCCTCCTCGCCGCGCAGCTGGCAG CTTTGCACGGCAGCTTGGTCCTCCAGCAGACCCCTGCATCCTTGATGGTTCAGACCAACCAGACGGTGACGCTGTCCTGTAAAACCGAAACCTCACCTTCTACAACACGCATCTACTGGCTGCGGCAGCGCCAGGCCCTGAGCGCTAACAGTCACTATGAGTTCCTGGCCTGCTGGGTGTCCGTCAATAAGACTGTGTATGGCAAGGGGGTAGAGCAGGAGAAGCTGACTGTGCTTGGAAATTCTCCCGGGAACTTGCTCAAGCTACAAAGTGTGAAGCCTGCTGACAGTGGTGTCTACTTCTGCATGACCGTTGGGGTACCCAACCTGATCTTTGGGAAAGGAACTCAACTGAGTGTGG TTGATGTACTTCCTACCTCTCCCCAGCCAACCAGGAAGACCAGCACCCCTAAAAAGAAAGTGTGCCGATTCCCAAGCCCGGTGACTCGGAAAG GTCTGTCCTGCGCCCCGCTCATCATCGGCCTGCTGGTGGCCGCTGTCCTGATTCTTCTGGTGTCCTTAGGTGTGGCCATCCACCTGCGCT GCCTGCAGAGGAGAGCCCGGCTTCGTCTCTTAAAACA